In the genome of Aptenodytes patagonicus chromosome 18, bAptPat1.pri.cur, whole genome shotgun sequence, one region contains:
- the QRFP gene encoding orexigenic neuropeptide QRFP translates to MRAPYSLSCLFLLSLGACFPPSEQQEPGDPGEGTLLKPSWQAVAEDAGACWRAGPKQRRSEELSTLLGIAQELQGYGKEGSGQRLGRQGGSKLLPVGGEKRSGTLGNLAEELNSYNRKKGGFTFRFGR, encoded by the coding sequence ATGAGAGCACCCTACTCGctgtcctgcctcttcctcctgagcCTGGGGGCCTGCTTCCCTCCCAGTGAGCAGCAGGAGCCGGGAGACCCCGGGGAAGGGACCCTACTCAAGCCCAGCTGGCAAGCGGTGGCTGAGGACGCGGGTGCCTGCTGGAGAGCAGGACCGAAGCAGAGACGCAGCGAGGAGCTGAGTACGCTGCTGGGCATcgcccaggagctgcagggctaCGGCAAggagggcagcgggcagcggctgggcaggcaggggggcTCCAAGCTGCTGCCGGTGGGAGGGGAGAAGCGCAGCGGCACGCTGGGGAACCTGGCCGAGGAGCTCAACAgctacaacaggaaaaaagggggCTTCACCTTCCGCTTCGGGAGATAA